CTCCGCCTCATCGTACGGGGGGTTCACCACGATCCGGTCGAAGTCCTGCGGGGGGGCGATTTTTTTATACTCCCTGATATCGGCGGCGCGAAACTCCACGTCGAGCCCGTTCAGTTCGGCGTTTTTTTCGGCGAGCGCGATGAGGTGCGGCTGAATGTCGACGCCCGTCACGGAGAATCCCCGCTTTGCGAGGATGAGCGACACCGCGCCGTGCGCGCAGCCGATCTCCAATATTTTTTCACCGCGTTTAGGGCGCGAGAAGTGCGCGAGAAGGACGGTATCGACATTCACGCGCAGCCCTTCGCCCTCTTCGGGCTGGATGATCTTCAGCGCCCCGCGGAGCAGGTCGTGGCAATTTTCCATCAGCTCCAGTCCTCAAGCCTCACGCCGACCACCTGCGAAAGCCCCGGCTCCTGCAGCGTGACGCCGTAAAGGACGTCGGCGCGCTCCATCGTCGCGCGCCTGTGCGTCATCGCGAGTATCTGGCGGCTCTTGGCGTATTCCTTCGTCAGCTCGCTGAAGCGGCGGAGGTTGGATTCGTCAAGGGCGGCGTCCACCTCGTCGAGCACCGCGATCGGCGATCCCGCGACCTCCATCGTCGCGAACAGCAGCGAGATGGAGATGAGGGCGCGTTCGCCGCCGGAGTACTGGTTAAGCACCTGAGTGTGCTTGCCCGGCAGCCGCGCGTCGATCTCGACGCCGGTGTTCCAGATCGTCTCCCCCTCGGTCATCACAAGATGCGCCTCGCCGCCTCCGAAGAGAGTCTTGAAGAGATGGCAGAAGCGTTCGTCGACCTTCAGGAGGGCGGCGGAGAACTGCTTGTGCGCCATCATATCGGCGTCTGTTATGAGCCGCTCGATCTCGGCGGCGCTCGCGCGCACGTCGTCGAGCTGTTCTCCGAGGAATGAGAGGCGGTCTTTAAGGTTCTGGTCTTCGGAGAGGACGCCCATGTTGACGTCGCCGAAGGCCTTTATCTTCCGGTCGCCGTCGCGTATCTTCCGGCGCAGCTCGTCGATGCCGACATCTTCCGGGAGTTCCGCGGGGCCGGGATAGGGGAACTGCTCTTCCCATGTATTGACGAGTTCGCCGAGGTCGCGCTCCGTCTCTCCCTTTCTGGCCTGCGCCAGCGTGAATTTTTCCGATTCGCCCCGCATCCGGTTCTCCGCCTTGGCCTGGCGGCTCTTTATGTATTCCTTGATCTTTTCAAGTTTAGTGTAGTGACCGCCGTGTTCCTCTATATCAGCAAGAAGCTCTTTGCGGCGCGTATGTATCTCAAGGCAGCTGCCGCCGACGCGCGCGAGGTTGGAGCGTTCGCGTACGCAGCTCTGGTCAAGCTCCGCCGTCTCTTCCTCGAGCTTGCGCAGCTTTCCCTCCTGCGCCCGCACGTCGTTGCTCACGCGGTTCATCAGCGCAAAGCCGGCAGAGAGGTTGGAGGCGGCCACAGTGGCGCGGGCGCGGCATTTTTCGCGCTCTTCGATGAGATGGCGGTCGTCCTCCACGTCGGAGGCGCTGTCGCGCTTTTCCTCAAGCTCGTCTATGGCGGCTAGCAGCGCGGACCAGTTTTTGCCCTCTGCCTTTATAGAATCTAGTATCCGCCCGCGTTCTCCCGCGGCGCGGCGCTGTTCTTTGACGATGGACTCCTTCTGATCCTCTATGACGGCGATCTTGCCGTTCACCTCACGGATCTTGCGGGTGTATTCTTCCTTTTGTTCGGAGGCCGCCAGCTCTTTTCCCTCGGCCTCTTTGTATTTTTTCGCGAGGGCCTCCGCGGCGCTCTGGGCCTTGGCCGCCTCTTCCTCAAGACGCGTCACCTGCGCCTTCATCTCGAGCACGCGGCCGCTCTTCTGGCTGCGGCCGCCGCTTACGGTGCCGCCCGGCTGGAAGACGTCGCCCTCCATCGTCACTACGGGCCCCTTGAAGCCGGAGCGCACGAGCTCTTTCCCGATGTCGTACGAGTCGACGATGAGGAGGTCTCCCATGATATGCTGGATGGC
The window above is part of the Cloacibacillus evryensis DSM 19522 genome. Proteins encoded here:
- a CDS encoding tRNA1(Val) (adenine(37)-N6)-methyltransferase, whose translation is MENCHDLLRGALKIIQPEEGEGLRVNVDTVLLAHFSRPKRGEKILEIGCAHGAVSLILAKRGFSVTGVDIQPHLIALAEKNAELNGLDVEFRAADIREYKKIAPPQDFDRIVVNPPYDEAERSRPSPKEAVSAAMHGACCRLEDIIAAAHYLLKNRGRLDIVMRGDRAGELFALLDRYKTPPKQMRCVHPKPGERASVVLIEAMRSGRHGLIIEPPLFITDAAGRETPELKEAYSIGEGR